One part of the Vicugna pacos chromosome 20, VicPac4, whole genome shotgun sequence genome encodes these proteins:
- the LOC140687812 gene encoding N-acetyllactosaminide beta-1,6-N-acetylglucosaminyl-transferase-like produces the protein MNLKVFVVGLVAISTTLLFLYTNHLVLPTYLPVGKISNSSVLAEGCDMIVTGKKILNENIRLRNRSCQQYLIQNHYITKPLSKDEADFPLAYVMVIHKDFDTFERLFRAVYMPQNVYCVHVDEKAAAAFKDAVGRLLSCFGNAFLASKRESVVYAGVSRLQADLNCLEDLIASEVPWKYSINTCGQDFPLKTNREIVQHLKGFKGKNITPGVLPPPHILRRTKYVHLEQRYHLLSFMLWTWIRKMPPPHNLTIYFGSAYVALTREFANFVLQDQRAIDLLDWSKDTYSPDEHFWVTLNRIPETDCRLAGD, from the coding sequence atgAACCTGAAGGTATTTGTCGTAGGGCTTGTGGCCATTTCTACAACTCTTCTGTTCCTCTATACCAACCATTTGGTCCTGCCAACATACCTGCCAGTGGGGAAAATCTCCAACTCTTCAGTGCTTGCTGAAGGCTGTGACATGATTGTAACAGGAAAGAAAATCTTGAATGAAAATATACGCCTAAGAAACCGAAGTTGCCAGCAATACTTGATCCAGAATCACTACATAACGAAACCTCTGTCCAAAGACGAAGCCGACTTCCCTCTGGCATATGTGATGGTCATTCACAAAGACTTTGATACATTTGAGAGGCTCTTCAGGGCTGTTTACATGCCTCAAAATGTCTACTGTGTTCACGTGGATGAGAAAGCTGCCGCTGCCTTCAAAGATGCGGTGGGAAGGCTACTGAGCTGCTTCGGAAATGCCTTTCTGGCTTCCAAGAGGGAGTCTGTGGTCTACGCAGGAGTTTCCAGGCTTCAGGCTGACCTGAATTGCCTGGAAGACCTCATAGCTTCTGAAGTGCCGTGGAAGTACAGCATCAACACCTGCGGGCAGGATTTCCCCCTGAAAACCAACAGGGAAATTGTTCAGCACCTGAAAGGCTTTAAAGGGAAAAACATCACCCCAggggtgctgcctcctcctcataTTCTCAGAAGGACCAAATATGTGCACTTGGAGCAGAGATACCATTTGCTTTCcttcatgctgtggacttggataAGAAAAATGCCTCCTCCCCATAATCTCACCATTTACTTTGGCTCTGCCTATGTCGCCCTTACGAGAGAATTTGCTAATTTTGTTCTGCAAGACCAGCGGGCCATCGATTTGCTTGACTGGTCGAAGGATACCTACTCTCCTGATGAGCATTTCTGGGTGACACTGAATCGGATTCCAG